The window TCATAGAGGATGTTAAGTTCTTGTTGGCAAAGCTGATGCCCCCAGATGTCCCTGGCCGAACTCATTTGCTTGGACGGCAGATGAAGGAGATTCTCCATATAAGCTCCAAGGTCTCCCACGGGAACAAGATGCTTCGGGTGTTGGGTGAGGGAAGCTTGAGTCCCTGAGAGTTTGGGGGTTAAAGGGAGAAGGGAGGTAGGGAAGAGAGCACCAGGTTTACAAAATTTTCCCAAAAGATGTAATTGTCACCCCACATGtacctttccctttcttctctagCTGTCCAAAATGTTGTCAACTTGAGAACATGGCTGAAGAATGAATTTTATAAACTAGGCAATGAAACATGGAAAGGTAAGTTACTGTCATAACGTTAAAAACTGTATTGCCTAAGAAAGTATGTGGAAAGTTGTTTGGGGAAGGCAAAGCAAAACAACTAGGATTAAGTTCTGAAGGCACAGGCCACTCCTGTTTTCTGATGTCCTTTCCATCCTCTTGTAGGTGCCATCATCCTTCAAGGCAAGATTCATGATGTCCGTCATAACCTGGAATCCATACTGAAAGAAACATTAAAGGCCTTCTCTGAACTTGGTAGTGAAAAATGTCTAtctaggaacaatgaaattatctgaagaaGATAGAAAATTAGGAGTGCAGGAGGAATATGGTTTCATAATTGGGTGATTTAGAATGGGTGGCTGGGTGGCTGGAACTTAATGGATAACTAATTAAGGAACATTTGGGTATAAACATGGTAAACTCTTGGTTGATAGGAACTTATTAGAACTTTCTGATTCTCTTTCAGCTTGTTCTGAAGATTGCAGTGAGTACAGTACATGTGATGCCTTGAGGTTTCAGCCCttattttcccatttccttttttctatatGATCCCAACATTCCCACCTGTCACACTAAGACCCCAAATCCTAGCATTTTACTTACAaggggactgtcaataatatctTCCAATAAACTCTAGTTTATGAAAGACCATATATCCCATATGTTTTTGAGGTACTCCGAGGCCTCTTAAATTATAGTTGCAATTCATCACCCCAATAAAACTGAGGCATTGTTTCTCCAACTTCTTCCCAGAGATCAGACTTAAATTACAGAAGGTTTTGACCCATCAAGGAGCTTGATTGTTAGGGGAAGGAGGAATTCACAGCAATGTGAGCTTAAGAGTCCTGAGAATTCCTGAAATATAATCCATATTTGATATATAATCTAGGGAACCTCAGTGCCATGGCCTCCTTCCAactatttttcttctcctcttttttAGTCGTGATTGAAGGTCCCATCCTTGATTGTTGGAGCTGTCTTCGCATTACTACCCAGTGCTTCAGAGGGGAATATTGTGAAGGTAGCAAAATTATGGAGTGACAGTTTGAGGGGTCAGGAAACAAGGAACTGGGCTTTCCCttgatttattcaacaaatatttttttttaagtcagaaaCTGCAGATCACTCTAATGTTCAGAAATTGAGCTAAATGTTAGGCAAAATTTGTAGCAGTATGAATCATTGGGCACTGGTCAATCAAAAGGCTGAGAAATTAAATGACCGGTGGCTAGAGTAGTGGTAGAGGAATTAGGTTAGGAGCAACAAGGACAAAATTTTTGTAGAACCTAGGGGACCGAGAGTAATAAAAGgtagaagaaccagcagacagcAATGGATGTGGTATAAAGGGCAAACTGCTTGGATATAGAGGACATCAAAAGTGGATATGTCTCCTCTCCAGGctcactttcttttttccattttctccttccaGAAGAGGATCCAAAGAAGGCTGAAAAACAAGAGATTTCACTATTTCTTATATTGCTGGCAGAAGGCACAGTATTGGGAAGCTTTCTGTTACTGTGAGTTTTCCTCCCACCATAGAAATACTTGGCTAAGCATTCCTTTGGAAGAgaccacccaccaccaccaccactccacACACAAAAATGGAAGTAAAGAGAAAGGATGACAGATTTCTGGgctaaaacactgaaagaaatgaaatggatgAAAGGTTGATAGGATAATAGTTGGAACAAAAGGAAATGGAAGATATACAATGAAACACGAGGAAAGGATTTTAGGATAGGTATccaaaaaaggaggagaaaccaATTATATAGTGAGTGTTTAAAGAGTTGGCTGTTGATACTGAGGTTGGGAttactttctttcttaattctaGATTCCACATCTGTGTCTCTCATCGAAGGAAGATGAAGGCAATACGAAGGTCactgaggaaatatttggaaaagaaactTGAAGAATTAATGGACATGCCAGAGGACAAGGAGGGGAAATAAGACTTGAGAACTAGATAATAAATACATAGACACAGCCAGGAGGCTTTCATGAGTCTCTTAAATATTGACTCAGGGTAGAAAACTGGAAATTAAGCTCTTTTGTGGTCATAATCTTATACTAT of the Tamandua tetradactyla isolate mTamTet1 chromosome 2, mTamTet1.pri, whole genome shotgun sequence genome contains:
- the IZUMO3 gene encoding izumo sperm-egg fusion protein 3 isoform X3, whose protein sequence is MPPDVPGRTHLLGRQMKEILHISSKVSHGNKMLRVLAVQNVVNLRTWLKNEFYKLGNETWKGAIILQGKIHDVRHNLESILKETLKAFSELACSEDCIVIEGPILDCWSCLRITTQCFRGEYCEEEDPKKAEKQEISLFLILLAEGTVLGSFLLLFHICVSHRRKMKAIRRSLRKYLEKKLEELMDMPEDKEGK
- the IZUMO3 gene encoding izumo sperm-egg fusion protein 3 isoform X2: MGDLWLLLLLPLSLAVLHGVKGCLECDPKFIEDVKFLLAKLMPPDVPGRTHLLGRQMKEILHISSKVSHGNKMLRVLAVQNVVNLRTWLKNEFYKLGNETWKGAIILQGKIHDVRHNLESILKETLKAFSELEEDPKKAEKQEISLFLILLAEGTVLGSFLLLFHICVSHRRKMKAIRRSLRKYLEKKLEELMDMPEDKEGK
- the IZUMO3 gene encoding izumo sperm-egg fusion protein 3 isoform X1, translating into MGDLWLLLLLPLSLAVLHGVKGCLECDPKFIEDVKFLLAKLMPPDVPGRTHLLGRQMKEILHISSKVSHGNKMLRVLAVQNVVNLRTWLKNEFYKLGNETWKGAIILQGKIHDVRHNLESILKETLKAFSELACSEDCIVIEGPILDCWSCLRITTQCFRGEYCEEEDPKKAEKQEISLFLILLAEGTVLGSFLLLFHICVSHRRKMKAIRRSLRKYLEKKLEELMDMPEDKEGK